The Candidatus Eremiobacteraceae bacterium nucleotide sequence ACCAACTAGGGAATATTTTTGTCACGTGCATCCCTTTTTCGCCCCGTCGATCTTCCATTCTCGAATTTGCCGCCGGCGCAAACGGCAACGCCACCCCGATTGCCGTTATCTCAGGGCCGAACACGAAACTCAATAATCCGAGCGGCGTAGCGATTGACGCCGAAGGCCGGATATACGGATTGGACTATGTGAGCAACTCCATCGAAGTCTTTGCGCAAGGAGCTAACGGAGACGTGAAGCCGGTTCAGCGAATTCTCGACCCCCACGCCCGGCTGAGACGTCCAATTGCGGTGATCGTACATTGACCGTGGGTGAGCGATGCTCACCCTACTACACAGGAGACTGAGAGTCGGCCGGCCGCGGGAGGACCCACTGCACGCAGATGCCCTGCACCACCAGCGTGAAGATCACCACCGCGAACACCATCGTCGTGAGGAGCTCGCGCTGCGGAGCGTCGATCGGCAAGCTCAGCACAAGCGCTGTTGAGAGCGCGCCGCGCAGCCCGCCGAC carries:
- a CDS encoding cation:proton antiporter, producing VNALVAAWPATGWAILAVIAGRAATVYGLAPVCGALGSPLPGRWQHVIAVGGLRGALSTALVLSLPIDAPQRELLTTMVFAVVIFTLVVQGICVQWVLPRPADSQSPV